CCTTATATACCCTGTTTCAATCAAATTTCGCTATAAACCAACTTACAATTAATACTTTACTGATGCAAATAGACGACTGCAAAACCTTTACGGACGTCACTTTTTGAAGACAAGATATttgatttatcaaaaaaaaaaaaaaagaaatgaagacaAACAGTCTTTGCATTACCATTTACCACAACTTTTTTCTCAATTCCTAATTATAAATTCTCAAATTTAATACtgataaaaatttcaaatttaatttgaaataaatttgtaatctttctctctttattttatatttttcttatttcaaattaattaccTATACTCTAACCAAAAGTAATTGGTCGTAGGGAAACATTACCCCCTAATGTTAGGGTCCAAAATGTCACAgccattaattattttacagaAGACTTTACCTAATTATAGCTCAGATTTAAATGCTAGTTCcacattttatttcatctttgAAAATGCCTAgtcaagaggaaaaaaaataattaaactttaaaattcgCTATGCTGCacctaattaaattcttatatagttatatttttttgtatctaCAATATTTAGAAGCATTTATATAATGTACAACAGGTAATGTACTGGTAATTATTTCTGATAAAAAAAGACATGTACaggtaattaataattatagataACCAATCAATACAAGCTTTAGACAAAGGACAACAGtggaaatcaaaatcaaaactttATTGTCGCTTCTCTTTAATTCTACCATTGGAGGTAACCCTAACGACTGCGTGTagattttaatcataaaatcattGGGCCCTACCAATTAACATTGATTTGGGAAAGTTGCCTAGGGTGTGAAAGAAACTTTAGGGCCATCTAATCAAATCatagaagaaaaaagataatacaaTTAATGCAATGAAGAACTTGCTcttattaatcaatttaatttattatagttAAACTCTTGGTAGGAGACAAGTTCCTCTCATAATGGACGAAGATGGGTATGATTTCTGCTTTCTGTCAAAAGCTATACTTCAATAATGAATACAGCTTCAACcaaaaaaatccaaaagaaGAACCAAACAATTCTATCTTGGTATCCAGTTAACTCCACAGAACACAAACAACCTAGTCAAGTTCTGATGTTGAGGGGAAAAGCCAATGGAATACTCCAACATGAAAAATATCTGTATACCCACTTGAGGTACATGGGTGCCCTCTATGTATATGTAAAGTTTGCAGAATAACTTGTGTTACTTAATTTAATGCCCTAATCACTAGCAAATGTCCTTTTTCTTCTGGCCCACAcgtacattaattattttattagatcaTATATGACTGGTCGGAATTCATGAACTTCAGATACTTTCAACATGAGGGGAAGATGAATTAATTATAGGCTTATCATCCATCAGAATCATATATGAATTCCTGAAAACTTAGTACATAACTAATTTCTGATTCAAAGGAAACAATTTATTTGAGGTAACAACCCCTCACTATcaacattttaatttgttttagtcTGCACAAAGTCAGAATTATTTATCTATATCCAGTTGTACAAGTTAGACAAGTGGGTAGccattttgtttataaatgatTATGATCAACTGATTAAAACCCACAAATTATGTGTCTCTAtacaataaggaaaaaaaaacaagggggAAAGAAACAACAAGTTTTGAAACAAATGAGTTGAAATTGAAGCTTGCAATTTCAACCACAAATGCTTTCTCGTTCCTTTTTCCTTATATAGTAcagacaggaaaaaaaaaaaaaaagacaaaaaccatCCATACACACAGAAATGAAATTAAAGGCATTTTGAGAAAATTTAAGCACGACTTTTTTGGAGGATAATTGTGCTCTCGCAATCAAGCACTCCCTACTACATATATTATCGTGTATGTACTACTACACAAATTAACCAGTGCTTAATTTGTTGTCATAGTTATCTCATCCTGCTTGAAAACAACCCCAGACCAACCCCTTTGCTTTGCCATATATCGTGTGGTCCTTGTAATTATGCCATCTAAAGTGGTCTTGATCGAGACTGCTATagctagagagagagagagagagagataagtaTCGGTGGGGAGGACGGCATGTATAAATGGAAAGACACAAagagaaagggagagaaaaaAACAGAATTTTTTTGGTGTAGTACTATATAGAGTGCTTTCAAGTGTGGATGGACTATTGCCACCATTTTGACAACCAagttgagagagagagatcatggggtgtttttttttcttttttatccatGAAAAGTTGCAATTGGTTGGTTATTAATTAGGGCTTGATGGAAGGTGTCATACTCTATTCACATATATGCCAGTGGCAAGTACAGGCACACAAGTGCACAACTGCGCAAGccatttcatttctttcttcacACAGATGTGGTAgacaaagaaagagagagagagtgaggctactttgctatatatatatatcaaagtaAGCATAAGCGATAAGCACACGCGGCACGCATGGGAAGAGAACCAACTACAACAACATGGCAAATTTCCCCATCTGGGGTAGTTTTAGAAACTATTTCCCCAGATGGGGtcgtttctaaaataattacagCATGGGGCAGTTTTTTACGTGCATGCAAGACCCTAACTGGTGTCAGTGAGCAACCCGCCACACCCAGTGGCGATATGACCGTGCAGAGCCTAAGTCGCCGGTCCTAATGGCGAGACGCAGAAGCAGCTGGGAaccgccagtttgactggcgagtTCCATGGTACAGGCTGCAGGCGCTTTTGCAGGGGTGCAGGAGCTTGCTTTTCAGAAAAGGGAGTTGCAACTGCCATTGGCGAGTTGCCTGCAAGTTGCAACTCCCATTGGCGGGTTGCACAAGAAGAAATAGCCATCACCAATGGCGATTTGTTGGCTATAAATACCAGTGCTCACGTTTTGAACTTGAACTCACGTTTTCAGctccaaattagaaataaatctTTCATTGCTCACGGCTTCAAATTAgaaatttctttcttctttcattgtaTGCTGAGCTCTAGTTGTGTGTGGTCAGTGACTTAGAGTTTTCTGAATACAGAAAGAGCCTTGAGTTTTGTAAGTGTGTAGGGATTtctgttttaaatttgtttggttgaagttaaatatttgaattaggtttataattttgaaattaataatttgtgttataatttttGTAACCTATATTTTTATAGCAGTTAGAAGGTATACTTTTTAGTAactctttaattaaattagttttatatttttatttcgtaatatcccataaaataatttgtattatttatttttaagtaattttttgtagcagtttcaatgtataaattttatgaaatttttatttaaattagttttatattttatatgattgtttgtgtgtataaaatagaagaaatttgccatcaaaattttaattggtttAAAATTTGGTTCTTGAGAGTTAAATTTGTGAATGAAGTTCGTAAATTTctgtcaaataaattatattataagatatttttgaagtaattttttagaccaatttgaaattataattgttaataattttttaattaaattaattttatattttatatcccttgtttgtgtgtataaaagagaagaaatatgtcatgatatttatttaaataaaaaaaatttgagtcTTGAAAAAAGTtggtaaatatgaaaaaaattatataacagtcaaaataattgtaattgataataaatttttgttataattttatgtaagtaattatttatagaagtaaatatgaaaaaaattatatataggtCAAAAAAATTTGGTTCTTTAATTAGAAGTAGATTTTtgctttaaagtaattttttgaagtaatttttttatttcttagtttgcagtaaaataatttataacataattttcttgtaataatttataattaaaactagatttaaggtttaagaaaaaaattttaactaattttttttatttcttagtttccagtaaaataatttgtatttgtattataatttttttaaagtaatttttaattaaaactagattttagctttcaagttattttttgtaagtaatttttttttcttagtttccagtaaaatgaattgtataataaatttttaaagtaatttttaattaaaagtgaatttcagctttgaagtcattttttatatttgttagtttgcagtaaaataatttgtattataaattttttaagtcaGCAATgggatgtgccacatggtcgatcccaccTTCGGGCTTGACGATCCGGATTTCTTCTTGCGCGCTGTCTCCGCCCTTGTTCCTCAGCCTCTGCAGAAAACTcgtgacgcaaatcaacacctaataaatcaCCCATAGGAGGGATTGCTCCAGGTACATCCCATTGCTGACCTaatggggcattaggtgttgcCATTGGGGCATCATGTTGCTGCGAAGGGGTCATGgtcggccatgaaaaatgaggctGTGTTTCGGCAACACCACCAAACGAATGTTCGCTTGCAGACATATCAGTGTCATGGCCCTcgaaaggatactgatacatctgcgaAGGATACTGAGCAAATGttggtggcgtgtaatacattccatgaccACGCTGCTCCATATGTTGGGAAAAATCTTCCGCTTGAACAATCTCCCTTCGTCTGTCAAAACctcgagtttcaacacttgactgaagcatgtgaaactcttgtgggggaaatcgacgctctgatgctggaccatgtgCCACAGGCTCAGTGATCCTCTCTTGCTCTTGGGATAAAATCGCTAACTTTTCCACATatggcacgagatcatcaactgtccatgtgtTTCGCCCTTGGGGTGACACCATATACTGCAATGTCTCGGTAACTTCACCCTGCAATTATTAGGGTAAGGAAATTAATGTCGAtgctttaaaaagtaaattgaagttaaataattaaaaagaaataaataccaatgtagccgtgtttgcattgtttgggtcgataaacatttttgttttgcgcctataccacaccatgtaatccgagttaaaactcaataggcccTCTTGTCGAGCATAAACGTCGACCCTAAACTCAGCTCGATTATTCCACTGACTGATAAATGGGGCCAACAGCTGGAACCAATTTTCATCCATTTTGCCTTTCAGTGTTAGCCCGTGGACATTCCATGGTTGCGAAGGAGACTCcggaataggttgttgcattccaaattgtcgcaacactctatccggttggtgccactctacaacatggaaacaaatgagtGGCACCACTGCGCACCACGACATACTGCCAACCAAACAAATGGGAGGCAACATCGACATAACAGTTGCtgtgtaaggctcccacagaaactgcatacaataacacaattgttaatttatcttaaaccatgacattttatttattatttaacgaaTATATCATGATCTTGttacctcatgtcgtttcatgatatccaatttgcgacggaaaactattagatcatcattgccaatatgttggtttccacgtcgcagccacctacaaaaaaaatatgaaataattagtgCGGACGCGttacattattgattattttcaaatgatttttttttcaaagcaactAACCTGTGTCCGAGTGGTTTGTTTTCTATTATAGAAGGAGTtctctttggagccaaagtcgtgcagcgttcccatgcccacaattggattaagatgcacatacctccgattgattttattttgtaatcggtggcgctgcacatctctctgtataaataagcaagcacggcaggtccccatgcatacgcgctgcactgttcaaagtcccgtaaaaattggaggtaccttagggaaactttactgctgcttttgtcaacaaataGAACTCCTCCTATAAATCTGAGGATCcatgcacgggtaaacctttgtaattgttctACGTTACCATCATGGATATTTATTTctgaaaaatggtgagccagccaacttaatttgaccacactaccttgaagttcaccttcctgtggtctgactcccaataattcttcacacaattcagcccaatcaagattagtctgaccaattaatggtgccccCTCAGTATGAAGACCTAACAACACTGAcacatcttgaagagtaatcgtAGCCTCTCCGCATCTCAAGTGAAACGTGTGTGTctcgggcctccatctttcaataAAGGCTGTAATTAATGAAGAATTAATTTTCAGGTACCCCATTTTCATTATCCAATAGAATCCTGATTGGCGAAGCagaggaataatttcctctggtatttcTTCTTGTCCTTGATACATGGGTACGGCTCGTCTGATATGTAGTTTTCTGTCTGCTtctccattccaaacatgttcggaAACATGTTTAGGTTGCAGCCATAAGACGTCTCCTTCTATTGGACCAGACTTAATGTGTAtactagatgaagatgatgatgaagatgccattgatgctgtaaagttaaatataatacaaaaaattgacaacaaaaattttacattaaaaaaattaacaaatttaatagctacacaaatttaaataaatgttctaaaataatctacatataacaaaattacaaatttaatagctacacaaattaaaataaatgaccaaattaaaatacatagatTTGGAACACgtacaaaaatttaacacaaaaaaacataaaatactacctaaaatagtctacaaatacaaaaattaaaaattacatacctacacaaatttaaataaattaccaaattcaaatacataacaaaattaaaaatttaaacacgtacataaattgtacacaaataaacttaaaatactacctaaaatagtctacaaataacaaaattaaaaattaaatagctacaaaaatttaaataaatgaccaaattaaaatacataataaaattaaaaattgttacacgtacataaattttacacaaaaaaacttaatttactaagtaaaatactctatacataacaaaattaaatattaaaatacgtacataaatttaattaaatgaccatattttttttctaattattaaaatttaaattaaatcaaaaatattatacacaaaaaaatggtattaaatcaaaaaaatttcatggaataaataatttaaagaacgtgtatatatatatatatatatatatacatatatatatatatatatatatatatatatatgtatatatgtatataattaataaaatatcatatatttcaataaaaactataagtaagtcaattaaataatattcacattctaactaaacctaaaaatatcatatataaaatacaaataatatcatacaaacctaataaatctaaaccaaataataataacataataactaaaattaacctaaaaatcattttatcacaaataataacatacaaattttaaaaatgttaacaaaatcatattaataaatcCAATACAACTAACCTACAAATCATAATATACAAACTCAAATTTGTAACATAATTAACCTaacatatatctatatatataacgtGCAAATCATAAGAACCTAACTTAAATCATAATATACCactataattaaagaaaataatatatatcaatttaactATAACTAATCTAACATAtatctaaatatatataacataactaataatatattatttttaaaacctaacttaaataatattgaCATTTACCTATCAACTAAAGTTATAAACTTAAGAATCACttaccaaaataacaaaaacgcACTGAGAAACTTATGAAGAAAATAGCACAGCAATGGAAGCAAAGCAATGGAAGGATCAATGGAAGCAAAGGCACGAAGGAAGCTAGCTGGTGCACTCTCGGACTGAGCCACGAAGGAAGCGTAGCTGGTGCACTCTCGGACTGAGCTTTTATAATGGAAGAAGCATATTTAGGAGCAACCCGCCAGCATGGCTGGCGATCCATGCCCAAGGCAAATCGCCATTGCCATTGGCGATTTGGCCTTGACTGACGCGACGCGCTCTGCCCTTCACTGCCATGGCAGGCACCCTCAGCTGTTggaactcgccagtttgactggcggttcCCAATGGCTCTGCAAATCGCCATTACGGCTAGCGGATTAGGGTCATATCGCCACTGGGTGTGGCGGGTTGCTCACTGACACCAGTTAGGGTCTTGCATGCACGTAAAAAACTGCCCCATGctgtaattattttagaaacgaCCCCATCTGGGGAAATAGTTTCTAAAACTACCCCAGATGGGGAAATAGTCTCTAAAAGACTCTCTGATAacgatagatagatagatagatgaCAGATACATACATTGACATCAACCACAAAACCACAACTTCAACTCAagaagagagagggagagagagtttgtgagtgagagtgagagtgatAGGGCATCTCTTTTTGGAGAAAGTGACGTTCAGAGCAAACCGCAGTCAAAGGGAGGGAGCATAGGCTACCACTGCAAGAAGCCCGTTGGATGGAAAATAATTGTACTTTTTTTCCACCCATTATATCTACTTTTAGGGTTAGACACACACGGACACCTGGAGGTTTTATCAACAGTAGTGAATCaaaattacattatatatagttaaaaaatgacaaagggaataataagaagaaaagaaattatttgaGTTATGTGAATCTTCCCATAAAAAGTCACGGCATGTGACATCCCACTCCTACGCACCATGCTCTGTGGGACAAGGTTGAACGCAAATATAGTAAGCTTAATTTCAACAAAACATTTATCCAATACATTAAAAGtttatcatatcataaatttgataataaaatagGTTAAtttttcatagttttttttaaattatggaaAGATTATAAGatgttttcttataatttggtgaaAATTCTTGCTCAAGAACATTCAATAATGTGAGAATTATATTCAAGCTTGGTTGAGTATAGTAGGAAATTAAAGGAGTGTATAGTGAGGGAAGTTGGTCTTAGTTTTCTGTCAACTCGCATGTGTGTGTTCCGTGCGCACCACGTGAAGTGGCACAAACTAAACTTTTTTCCCATCCACTCATCACTTGTTCTCGCAAATTTTATCGTCCTAAAGAGATCACAAAACTTTTTGCTCAAAAGAAACGATTAGGAAAAAGGATGCCCCTTGTCTACAATAAATTGCTCTTGTTGGGTCCTTTGTCTCTCACATTATCTTTAGTACTCACTCACTCACTACTCTCCCTCTCCTTCACTTCAGCAGTTCACCCTCTCATAATTCAACCCTCATGCTTATAAGGTATTATTGTCTATGTGCTGTCATTCTCACACTGTACAACTTTGCTTGAGCAAGCCAATTGTACTGTGCTACCActcactcacacacacacacgaacACAAACACATACGGTGGTGCATCATATCCGTAGCCGTGTCCCTCTCACTCACAGACTCACTCACTCACCCCTaggtgaaaaatatatatataaaaaaaacactaccaGCTAGTAGTACTAGTAAGTATTAATTAACAACACTTGGTTGTCTTTCTCAAATTATGTTATATGTTTTTCGTTTGCAGGGAACaggcaaaacaaaaatgaacgGATGGAAAAGGATAGAATTAATAGCtactctttctttttcaatagGGAGATAGATAGAGCTAGCAAACATGTCGTTCTCAGGCATTGAAAGTCCCAACCAATAACCAGTGTTTTTCCATATTCTTCAAGGGTagggttatttttttttggtgcagTCGTAGTCCCAACAAGCTTAATATTAATTCTTTCCAGATATGTATTCCTCAAATACCTTCCTCAACGGCAATGACCTAATCTCGTACCCTAACCAACCATT
This region of Glycine soja cultivar W05 chromosome 17, ASM419377v2, whole genome shotgun sequence genomic DNA includes:
- the LOC114392109 gene encoding uncharacterized protein LOC114392109, with amino-acid sequence MKRHEFLWEPYTATVMSMLPPICLVGSMSWCAVVPLICFHVVEWHQPDRVLRQFGMQQPIPESPSQPWNVHGLTLKGKMDENWFQLLAPFISQWNNRAEFRVDVYARQEGLLSFNSDYMVWYRRKTKMFIDPNNANTATLGEVTETLQYMVSPQGRNTWTVDDLVPYVEKLAILSQEQERITEPVAHGPASERRFPPQEFHMLQSSVETRGFDRRREIVQAEDFSQHMEQRGHGMYYTPPTFAQYPSQMYQYPFEGHDTDMSASEHSFGGVAETQPHFSWPTMTPSQQHDAPMATPNAPLGQQWDVPGAIPPMGDLLGVDLRHEFSAEAEEQGRRQRARRNPDRQARRWDRPCGTSHC